Proteins encoded by one window of Salvia splendens isolate huo1 chromosome 5, SspV2, whole genome shotgun sequence:
- the LOC121802870 gene encoding glutamine--fructose-6-phosphate aminotransferase [isomerizing] 2-like, producing the protein MCGIFAYLNFNVSRERRYILEVLFNGLRRLEYRGYDSAGISIDSCFACSDSLLPPALVFRKEGNIESLVKSVYHEVAATDLNLEESFSVHAGIAHTRWATHGEPAPRNSHPQTSDSKNEFLVVHNGVITNYEVLKETLVRHGFTFESDTDTEVIPKLAKFVYDNANEEGDKSVTFSQVVLEVMRHLEGAYALIFKSTHYPNELIACKRGSPLLLGVKELTEEPSRASFNDTKFLSSNGQPKELFLSSDASALVEHTKKVLVIEDGEVVHIQDGGASIFKFENAKEKGHEKLKRPASVKRALSVLEMEVEQINKGKYEHYMQKEIHEQPESLTTTMRGRLIRGGSCKAKSVLLGGLKDHLRTIRRSRRIVFIGCGTSYNAALAARPILEELSGIPVTMEIASDLVDRQGPIYREDTIVFVSQSGETADTLQALEYALENGALCVGITNTVGSAIARHTHCGVHINAGCEIGVASTKAYTSQIVVMAILALAIGDDTISSQARREAIIDGLFDLPNKVKEVLKLDEEMKDLAQLLIAEQSLLVFGRGYNYATALEGALKVKEVSLMHSEGILAGEMKHGPLALVDETLPIVVIATRDACFSKQQSVIQQLHARKGRLIVMCSKGDAASVTVGGSCRVVEVPQVEDCLQPVINIVPLQLLAYHLTVLRGYNVDQPRNLAKSVTTQ; encoded by the exons ATGTGCGGAATTTTCGCTTACTTGAATTTCAACGTCAGTAGAGAGCGCCGCTACATCTTGGAGGTTTTGTTCAACGGCCTCCGCCGCCTCGAGTATAGGGGCTATGATTCCGCCGGAATTTCCATCGATTCCTGCTTCGCTTGCTCCGATTCCCTCCTCCCTCCCGCCCTCGTCTTCCGCAAGGAAGGCAACATCGAATCCCTCGTCAAATCTGTCTACCACG AAGTAGCTGCTACCGATTTGAATTTGGAGGAGTCATTCTCAGTTCATGCTGGAATAGCACACACTCGCTGGGCTACACATGGAGAACCAGCTCCAAGGAATAGCCATCCTCAGACATCTGATTCAAAAAATGAGTTCTTAGTTGTTCACAATGGAGTCATAACCAACTATGAG GTGTTAAAAGAGACACTAGTTCGCCATGGTTTCACCTTTGAATCTGATACTGATACAGAAGTGATTCCGAAGCTTGCCAAATTTGTCTATGACAATGCAAATGAGGAAG GTGACAAGAGTGTCACATTCAGTCAAGTTGTGCTAGAGGTTATGAGGCATCTGGAAGGAGCATATGCTCTGATATTCAAAAGCACTCATTATCCGAATGAATTGATTGCTTGCAAACGTGGCAGTCCGTTGCTCCTTGGTGTAAAA GAGTTAACTGAAGAGCCCAGCAGAGCATCTTTTAATGACACAAAATTTCTTTCAAGCAATGGGCAGCCGAAGGAACTCTTTTTGTCAAGTGATGCTAGCGCTCTGGTGGAGCACACTAAAAAGGTTTTGGTGATTGAGGATGGTGAAGTTGTCCATATCCAG GATGGAGGAGCTTCCATTTTCAAGTTTGAGAATGCTAAAGAAAAAGGTCATGAAAAACTAAAGCGGCCGGCTTCTGTCAAACGTGCACTCTCAGTTCTGGAAATGGAAGTTGAGCAAATAAATAAAGGGAAATACGAGCACTACATGCAGAAAGAAATTCATGAACAACCAGAATCTCTTACCACAACAATGAGAGGGAGGCTTATACGTGGAGGATCATGCAAAGCAAAGAGTGTTCTTTTAGGAGGATTAAAGGATCACCTTAGAACGATACGGAGAAGTCGAAGAATAGTCTTCATTGGCTGTGGTACAAGTTATAATGCAGCTTTAGCTGCAAGGCCAATTTTGGAAGAACTTTCTG GTATCCCCGTGACAATGGAGATTGCTAGTGATTTGGTGGATAGGCAGGGGCCCATATACAGAGAAGACACAATTGTCTTTGTTAGTCAATCAGGGGAGACAGCGGACACATTGCAGGCACTAGAATATGCACTTGAGAATGGTGCATTATGCGTTGGCATCACCAACACTGTTGGCAGCGCAATTGCTAGGCATACACACTGTGGAGTTCACATAAATGCAGGTTGTGAGATAGGGGTAGCTAGTACCAAG GCATACACAAGCCAAATTGTTGTCATGGCTATACTTGCTCTGGCAATTGGAGATGACACAATTTCTAGCCAAGCAAGACGTGAAGCAATAATAGATGGCCTATTTGATTTACCGA ATAAGGTGAAAGAGGTTCTCAAACTCGACGAGGAAATGAAAGATCTTGCTCAATTACTGATTGCAGAACAGTCACTTCTTGTCTTCGGAAGAGGGTACAACTACGCAACTGCATTGGAAGGTGCCTTGAAGGTAAAAGAAGTATCATTAATGCATAGTGAAGGAATACTTGCTGGGGAGATGAAACATGGTCCCTTGGCTTTAGTTGATGAGACCCTTCCGATAGTTGTTATTGCTACCCGCGATGCTTGTTTCAG CAAACAACAATCTGTTATCCAGCAACTTCATGCTCGGAAAGGTCGACTTATAGTTATGTGTAGTAAAGGCGATGCAGCATCTGTCACTGTTGGTGGATCTTGCCGCGTAGTTGAAGTTCCTCAGGTTGAGGACTGCCTGCAGCCAGTAATCAACATAGTTCCTCTACAG CTTTTGGCATATCATCTGACCGTTCTCCGTGGATACAACGTGGATCAGCCACGAAATCTTGCGAAAAGCGTGACAACCCAATGA